One segment of Drosophila mauritiana strain mau12 chromosome 3R, ASM438214v1, whole genome shotgun sequence DNA contains the following:
- the LOC117145836 gene encoding uncharacterized protein LOC117145836 — MNTYKFILFLSMGFLNQMGELEGHGMMLSPTGRSSRWRYDNSAPTNYDDNALYCGGFWKQTENDGKCGLCGDDWSLEQPRPNELGGKYGSGVIVKSFAGVAEAEINVKITANHLGYFRFHICDLDENGSESEDCFNQYPLNFTDGSQKYYINTTTGDIPVTVKLPSDLNCIHCVLRWTYTAGNNWGVCEDGTGAMGCGAQETFINCADISVLSSVRSIFQEVPEEVAESK; from the exons ATGAATACCTATAAGTTTATCCTGTTTCTTAGCATGGGTTTTTTAAACCAGATGGGTGAACTAGAGGGCCATGGTATGATGTTAAGTCCAACCGGAAGATCCTCGCGATGGCGCTACGATAACTCGGCGCCAACAAACTACGATGACAATGCATTATATTGCGGTGGATTTTGG AAACAAACCGAAAATGACGGCAAATGTGGACTTTGCGGAGATGATTGGAGCTTGGAGCAGCCGCGACCCAATGAGCTGGGTGGAAAATATGGCAGTGGAGTGATTGTAAAGAGTTTTGCCGGCGTAGCTGAAGCGGAAATCAATGTTAAGATCACAGCCAATCATCTGGGCTACTTCCGCTTCCACATCTGCGATTTGGACGAAAATGGCAGCGAGTCGGAGGATTGCTTTAACCAATATCCTTTGAACTTCACCGACGGTAGCCAGAAGTACTACATCAACACCACCACCGGCGATATCCCAGTAACCGTGAAACTGCCCAGCGATCTCAACTGCATTCACTGCGTTTTGCGCTGGACCTACACGGCGGGAAATAATTGGGGTGTTTGTGAGGATGGAACGGGCGCCATGGGCTGTGGGGCGCAGGAAACCTTTATTAACTGCGCTGATATCAGTGTACTATCCTCAGTGAGAAGCATATTCCAGGAGGTGCCCGAGGAGGTGGCGGAATCGAagtga
- the LOC117145209 gene encoding odorant receptor 67a-like: MRATIVRKIFGRKKVPAEKPKKVYPVVEDFLVLATKYFYSIGVVPYESDEKPGFGLHLYLGFHVANLLFVWFTMMVFVVNSVRDNEDFLKISMVVGYITFGNVGVLKILVVQLQKRKLTSLVQNLKSLFPQPNKGTHEDFDVEHYLRFSKLISKYFGRLYVAMIVINSASSITQYAIQRWWLHSANVELPLPYVPLAPWNWRGSWTSWPTYLLQSTAAYTCTCGCLSADLMMFAVVMQVIMHFDRLAKALREFDKRCTNGAEEDLNELRSLIVYHNKVLRLTSKMNDIFGVSLLLNFLNSSMLICNVGFQLTIGISLEYIGRQVLIILSALVEVYLICSLSQMLITASKNVSLAVYDMNWLEYDTKFRKMLVLVVMRAQKPVSLNATAFLSTVSMGTMTTFMQVSYKFFCAIRMMYQ, from the exons ATGAGGGCTACCATAGTAAGAAAGATTTTCGGTCGTAAGAAAGTGCCTGCCGAGAAGCCAAAGAAAGTGTATCCTGTTGTCGAGGATTTTCTAGTGCTGGCCACGAAGTACTTCTACTCAATAGGTGTGGTTCCCTACGAATCGGATGAGAAACCCGGTTTTGGACTTCACTTGTACCTGGGATTCCACGTAGCTAATCTGCTATTCGTTTGGTTCACAATGATGGTGTTTGTGGTGAATTCTGTTCGTGACAACGAAGACTTTCTCAAGATTTCCATGGTTGTGGGCTATATTACTTTCGGCAACGTCGGCGTCCTAAAGATTTTAGTTGTTCAATTGCAAAAGAGAAAATTAACCAGCTTGGTGCAAAATTTGAAGTCCTTATTTCCACAGCCAAATAAAGGAACGCACGAGGATTTTGATGTAGAGCACTATCTGAGATTTAGCAAACTGATCTCAAAGTATTTCGGACGCCTTTACGTGGCTATGATCGTTATCAACAGCGCGTCCTCCATCACACAGTATGCGATTCAAAGGTGGTGGCTCCATTCGGCGAATGTGGAGTTGCCTCTGCCCTATGTTCCGCTGGCCCCATGGAACTGGCGGGGAAGTTGGACATCTTGGCCGACGTACTTGCTCCAATCGACTGCTGCCTACACTTGCACTTGCGGCTGTTTGTCCGCCGATCTTATGATGTTCGCCGTGGTCATGCAGGTCATCATGCACTTCGATAGATTGGCCAAGGCACTCAGGGAGTTCGATAAAAGGTGTACAAATGGAGCTGAGGAGGACTTAAATGAGCTGAGATCCCTGATCGTCTATCACAATAAAGTTTTAAG ACTCACGAGCAAGATGAACGACATCTTTGGAGTTTCATTGCTTTTGAACTTTCTCAACTCTTCGATGCTCATTTGCAATGTGGGATTTCAGTTGACCATTGGCATCAGCTTGGAGTATATCGGCCGGCAGGTGTTGATCATACTCTCGGCTCTGGTGGAGGTCTACCTCATCTGCTCCTTAAGCCAGATGCTTATTACTGCG AGCAAAAATGTTAGCCTTGCCGTCTACGATATGAATTGGCTGGAGTACGATACCAAATTCCGGAAAATGCTCGTCCTAGTAGTTATGCGAGCCCAGAAACCCGTCTCCTTGAATGCTACTGCATTCCTGTCCACAGTCTCAATGGGGACCATGACCACT TTCATGCAAGTATCATACAAGTTCTTCTGCGCTATTCGGATGATGTATCAGTAA